The Chryseobacterium suipulveris genome window below encodes:
- a CDS encoding pyridoxamine 5'-phosphate oxidase family protein yields the protein MSTENLSQKEAIAKLKELSESARMCMFCTNLETLPIAARPMSLRETDEDGNLWFLSSADSNKNFEIAEDNRVQLLFMNNSNSEYLSVFGKAFVYRDKATIEEKWTPLASAWFEEGKDDPKVSVIRVTPDETYYWDTKAGKLVSFLTFAAAAISGKKTDNSDGVEGKLHI from the coding sequence ATGTCAACAGAAAATTTAAGCCAAAAAGAAGCGATAGCCAAATTGAAAGAGCTTTCGGAAAGCGCAAGAATGTGTATGTTCTGCACCAATCTGGAAACGTTGCCAATTGCGGCGCGACCGATGAGTCTGCGCGAAACCGACGAGGATGGAAACCTGTGGTTCCTGAGCAGTGCGGACAGCAACAAGAATTTTGAAATTGCGGAAGACAACCGTGTTCAGCTGCTTTTTATGAATAATTCGAATTCGGAATATCTTTCGGTTTTCGGTAAAGCGTTTGTTTATCGCGATAAAGCCACGATTGAGGAAAAATGGACGCCGCTTGCAAGCGCGTGGTTCGAGGAAGGAAAGGACGATCCGAAGGTTTCGGTGATTCGGGTGACGCCCGATGAAACGTATTATTGGGACACGAAAGCAGGGAAACTGGTGTCTTTTCTGACTTTTGCTGCGGCTGCAATTTCAGGAAAAAAGACCGACAACAGCGATGGAGTCGAAGGAAAGCTCCATATATAA
- a CDS encoding NAD(P)/FAD-dependent oxidoreductase yields the protein MDLKSNEPFWLVKNGIISSYPSLKNDESCDVLIIGGGITGSLIAHQMVKDGHKTILIDKREVSNGSTSATTSMLQYEIDVPLYELIQKIGEKGAVESYKACSESIDQLAKISKEIKSKAGFTKKDSLYFAAKKKDVSWLKKEFEARKKYGFKVRWLEPEQIWKKFGLQKTFGGILSEQGASIDAFKFAHELLEFNAKKGLKIFDKTEMKSVKYHKTFNEVFTTENHKIKAKKIIYCIGYESKNLIKESFVKLKSTYAIVSEIEPKKLGSLNNTLFWNTDEPYLYMRTTDDNRLLIGGGDEDFQNPQKRDELLTKKEKEILKNLKKILPDFQFYTDFTWAGTFGETKDGLPYIGTHKNFKNSYFVLGFGGNGITFSVTGMEMTSDFMKNRKHLLTEFFKFGR from the coding sequence ATGGATCTCAAATCAAACGAACCTTTCTGGCTCGTAAAAAACGGAATCATTTCATCCTATCCCTCCCTGAAAAACGACGAATCCTGCGACGTCCTCATTATCGGCGGCGGAATCACAGGAAGCTTAATTGCGCATCAAATGGTGAAAGACGGCCACAAAACCATCCTCATCGACAAACGGGAAGTTTCCAACGGAAGCACTTCAGCAACCACTTCCATGCTGCAGTACGAAATCGATGTTCCGCTTTACGAACTCATCCAAAAAATTGGTGAAAAAGGTGCGGTTGAAAGCTATAAAGCCTGTTCGGAATCCATCGATCAGCTCGCAAAAATTTCCAAAGAAATCAAATCGAAAGCGGGTTTCACCAAAAAAGATTCGCTTTATTTTGCTGCAAAGAAGAAAGATGTTTCCTGGCTCAAAAAAGAATTTGAAGCGAGAAAGAAATACGGTTTCAAAGTAAGATGGCTCGAACCTGAACAGATTTGGAAAAAATTCGGTCTTCAAAAAACTTTTGGCGGGATTCTTTCCGAACAGGGAGCAAGTATCGATGCTTTTAAATTTGCACACGAACTGTTGGAATTTAATGCCAAAAAAGGACTGAAAATTTTCGACAAAACCGAAATGAAATCTGTGAAATACCACAAAACATTTAACGAAGTTTTCACCACCGAAAATCACAAAATAAAGGCAAAGAAAATCATTTACTGTATCGGCTACGAAAGCAAAAATTTAATTAAGGAAAGTTTCGTAAAACTGAAAAGCACTTACGCCATCGTTTCTGAAATCGAACCAAAAAAATTAGGAAGTTTAAACAACACTCTTTTTTGGAATACCGATGAACCATACCTTTATATGCGGACAACCGACGACAACCGCTTATTAATCGGCGGTGGCGACGAAGATTTTCAGAACCCCCAAAAACGCGACGAATTACTCACAAAAAAGGAAAAGGAAATCCTTAAAAACTTAAAGAAAATTTTGCCCGATTTTCAGTTTTACACCGATTTTACTTGGGCAGGAACTTTCGGCGAAACCAAAGATGGACTTCCTTATATCGGAACACACAAAAATTTCAAGAATTCCTATTTCGTTTTAGGTTTTGGCGGAAACGGCATCACTTTTTCCGTCACAGGAATGGAAATGACGTCTGATTTTATGAAAAACAGGAAGCATCTCTTGACAGAATTTTTTAAATTCGGTAGATAA
- a CDS encoding dienelactone hydrolase family protein: MKTFRICTFALVFLFSFACKEKTTSENAVTTSNHETSGNIKTEELKTEINGVTHRSFAAYNPDLKGVLPVVFVLPEWWGLNDYAKRRVKQLAELGYFAVGVDYYGDSKVVDNPEEANKLSSHFYEVPIDARRMFDAAKHQVILSEKADYSKMAIIGYCFGGAQALNMGRISDDFRGVVSFHGNLETGIRAKNKKVQYLVLNGEADSFVPAKEIEAFKKEMDSAGTKYKFVNYPGALHSFTNPDATEMGKKFNLQIGYNKDADEKSWEEMKKFLAEIFK, from the coding sequence ATGAAAACATTCCGAATCTGCACTTTTGCCCTCGTTTTTCTTTTCTCTTTTGCCTGTAAAGAAAAAACTACCTCTGAAAATGCGGTAACTACAAGCAATCATGAAACATCCGGCAACATCAAAACCGAAGAGTTGAAAACAGAAATCAACGGAGTTACCCATCGCTCGTTTGCTGCCTATAATCCAGATTTAAAGGGAGTTTTGCCAGTAGTTTTCGTACTTCCCGAATGGTGGGGTTTGAACGATTATGCCAAAAGACGCGTGAAGCAACTTGCCGAACTCGGATATTTCGCGGTGGGAGTTGATTACTACGGCGACTCCAAAGTGGTCGATAATCCCGAAGAAGCCAACAAACTTTCTTCGCATTTCTATGAAGTTCCGATCGATGCGAGAAGAATGTTTGATGCGGCGAAACATCAGGTAATTCTTTCTGAAAAAGCAGATTACAGCAAAATGGCGATCATCGGCTACTGTTTTGGTGGAGCTCAGGCGCTGAATATGGGCAGGATTTCTGACGATTTCAGAGGTGTCGTGAGTTTCCATGGGAATCTTGAAACGGGAATCCGTGCAAAAAACAAAAAAGTACAGTATCTCGTGCTGAATGGTGAAGCGGATTCTTTTGTTCCCGCAAAGGAAATTGAAGCGTTCAAAAAAGAAATGGACAGCGCAGGAACCAAATACAAATTCGTGAATTATCCAGGTGCACTGCATTCTTTCACCAATCCTGATGCAACCGAAATGGGAAAGAAATTTAATCTGCAGATCGGCTATAATAAAGATGCCGACGAAAAATCCTGGGAGGAAATGAAGAAGTTTCTGGCGGAGATTTTCAAATAA
- a CDS encoding ligase-associated DNA damage response exonuclease — protein sequence MKLVEFTNKGIYCVPGKFYIDPWRPVDLAVISHAHGDHARWGMKKYLCHHFTKPILKHRISEDIEVQSVEYGEELNINGVKVSFFPAGHIVGSAQIRMEYKGFVTVFSGDYKVQDDGLSTPFELVRCNEFITESTFGLPIYNWLSPDQYSEQMKTWVSKNREQGKTSVFIGYSLGKAQRIMKSLEGYGKIFVHHSIAKINEAIESSGIQLPDYETVYFNDDLKKLDQEIVILPPALLDSNLIRKIPNRATGICSGWMQVRGSRRWRSADAGFAVSDHADWNGLLETVKATGAEKVHVTHGQTEVFAKYLNEIGISAEPVKTIFGDEETEEKEILENPKTSAESGTLKADSKI from the coding sequence ATGAAACTCGTCGAATTCACCAACAAAGGCATTTACTGCGTCCCTGGAAAGTTCTACATCGATCCGTGGCGTCCCGTTGATTTGGCGGTGATTTCCCACGCACACGGCGATCACGCAAGATGGGGAATGAAAAAATATTTGTGCCACCATTTTACCAAACCCATTTTAAAGCACAGAATCAGTGAAGATATTGAAGTTCAAAGTGTGGAATATGGTGAAGAACTCAATATCAATGGAGTGAAAGTTTCATTTTTTCCTGCGGGACACATCGTTGGTTCCGCGCAGATTAGGATGGAATACAAAGGTTTTGTTACCGTGTTTTCAGGCGATTACAAAGTTCAGGATGACGGACTTTCCACTCCTTTTGAATTGGTGAGATGCAACGAATTCATTACCGAAAGTACTTTCGGTTTGCCGATTTATAATTGGCTTTCTCCCGATCAGTATTCCGAACAGATGAAAACGTGGGTATCGAAAAATCGCGAACAGGGAAAAACCTCTGTATTCATCGGCTATTCATTAGGAAAAGCGCAGCGGATTATGAAATCTTTGGAAGGTTACGGAAAAATTTTTGTCCACCATTCCATCGCGAAAATTAATGAGGCGATTGAATCTTCTGGAATTCAACTTCCTGATTATGAAACTGTTTACTTTAATGATGATTTAAAAAAACTCGATCAGGAAATTGTGATTCTTCCGCCTGCTTTGCTGGATTCTAATTTAATCAGGAAAATTCCGAACCGAGCGACAGGTATCTGTTCAGGCTGGATGCAGGTTCGAGGTTCCCGAAGATGGCGTTCTGCGGATGCAGGTTTTGCCGTTTCCGATCACGCCGATTGGAACGGACTTCTCGAAACCGTAAAAGCAACGGGTGCCGAGAAAGTTCACGTCACACACGGACAAACAGAGGTTTTTGCAAAATACCTGAATGAAATCGGAATCAGTGCCGAACCTGTAAAAACCATTTTCGGCGACGAAGAAACCGAAGAAAAAGAAATTCTTGAAAACCCCAAAACAAGTGCCGAAAGCGGAACGCTGAAAGCCGACAGTAAAATTTGA